The proteins below come from a single Silene latifolia isolate original U9 population unplaced genomic scaffold, ASM4854445v1 scaffold_73, whole genome shotgun sequence genomic window:
- the LOC141640188 gene encoding uncharacterized protein LOC141640188, translating to MPNTKSSSSFHPALAVSNIKNHVTVELGMDNDKYPLWVALFTNHTKSNRVLHHIIKPKSSGPKSPVTDYEKDSWKFLDATVLQWIYATVTNDLLENIVEDEPTAMTCWNRIRDIFLDNQHSRAITLEQEFSHTAMANFPSVLAYCQRLKSLADQLKNVGSPVTDTRLVLQLVSGLTDAYHGVGTLIRQSNYLPPFYRARSMLTLEEAGFAKIDATTSSSSALYAKSSDDGNSSSVSASK from the coding sequence ATGCCGAACACGAAATCCTCCTCCTCTTTTCACCCGGCTCTTGCAGTCAGCAATATTAAGAACCACGTTACCGTCGAACTCGGGATGGATAACGACAAATATCCTCTTTGGGTTGCACTCTTTACGAATCATACTAAATCGAATCGAGTGCTTCACCATATCATTAAACCCAAATCTAGTGGTCCTAAATCGCCAGTCACGGATTATGAGAAGGACAGTTGGAAATTTCTTGATGCGACGGTCCTCCAATGGATCTACGCAACGGTCACCAACGACCTGTTGGAGAACATCGTTGAAGACGAACCCACTGCCATGACCTGTTGGAATCGTATTCGAGACATCTTTCTCGACAATCAACACTCTCGGGCTATTACTCTTGAGCAGGAGTTCTCCCACACCGCCATGGCAAATTTCCCGAGTGTCTTGGCATACTGCCAACGCCTCAAAAGCTTGGCAGATCAACTCAAGAACGTCGGATCTCCGGTAACTGATACTCGCCTTGTATTACAATTAGTTTCTGGTCTTACCGACGCTTATCACGGTGTTGGTACACTAATTAGACAAAGTAATTATTTACCTCCCTTTTATCGTGCTCGTTCGATGCTCACACTTGAAGAAGCGGGCTTCGCAAAAATTGATGCTACTACTTCATCATCTTCTGCCCTTTATGCGAAATCCTCCGACGACGGCAACTCGTCCTCTGTCTCAGCCTCAAAGTAA